In the Engystomops pustulosus chromosome 2, aEngPut4.maternal, whole genome shotgun sequence genome, one interval contains:
- the LSM10 gene encoding U7 snRNA-associated Sm-like protein LSm10 — protein MEVSHSVKERTIAENSLIILLQGLHGLVSTVDLRNESSVTGTIINVDAFMNIRLKKVTYTDRHGQEAKLEDLFVTGRNVRYVHIPEEVNILDTIEEQLKKIQSVRGFGGKGRKEFALKKSK, from the coding sequence ATGGAGGTCAGTCACTCCGTGAAGGAAAGAACAATTGCTGAAAACAGCCTAATAATTCTCTTGCAGGGGTTACATGGACTTGTCTCCACTGTTGATCTGCGAAATGAAAGCTCTGTCACCGGAACCATCATTAATGTAGATGCTTTTATGAACATTCGCCTGAAAAAGGTTACCTACACAGATCGACACGGCCAGGAGGCTAAACTAGAGGATTTGTTTGTTACAGGCCGCAATGTGAGGTATGTTCATATCCCTGAAGAAGTTAATATCCTCGATACAATTGAAGAACAGCTGAAGAAGATACAAAGTGTCCGTGGATTTGGTGGAAAAGGAAGAAAAGAATTTGCTTTAAAAAAGTCCAAGTGA